In the genome of Fulvivirga maritima, one region contains:
- a CDS encoding DNA gyrase/topoisomerase IV subunit A, producing MAEENAENNEQEKNDDIIHDITPVSGMYENWFLDYASYVILERAVPAIGDGFKPVQRRIMHAMKEMDDGRFNKVANVIGSTMQFHPHGDASIGDAIVNLGQKDLLIETQGNWGDIRTGDSAAAPRYIEARLSKFALDVVYNPQTTEWQLSYDGRKKEPVTLPVKFPLLLAQGVEGIAVGLSTKILPHNFCELIKAAIDHLKGKKPSVYPDFPTGGMADFSEYNEGMRGGRVKVRAKIEEYDKKTLIIKDIPFGTTTTSLIDSIIKANDKGKIKVKQVIDNTAQDVEILVSLAPGQSPDITIDALYAFTDCESSISPNACVIIEDKPHFISVNDILRANTDQTVDLLTQELEIKRGELREKILFSSLEKIFIENRIYRDIEECETWEAVLETIDQGLEPYKPQFYREITQEDIVKLTEIRIKRISKFDSFKSDELLRKLEEELKETEYHLANIIDFSIAYYANLLKKYGEGKERKTEIKSFDAIDTTIVAANNQKLYVNRQDGFVGYALKKDEFVCECSDIDDIIVIRRDGKCVVSRISDKVFMGKDILHVGIWKKGDDRMTYNLVYLDGKSGRSMIKRFNVTAVTRDKEYDLTKKNKGSKVLYLTANPNGEAEVINVKLTSGSKARKKVFDFDFADIDIKGRGAGGNILTRYPVRKIELKSEGVSTLSGLDIWYDESVGRLNKDERGIHIGNFNGDDNILVIYKDGSYELTSYELTNHYETAKVMLIERFDPKKVVSVIYYDGDSKNYFVKRFQVETTTINKKFNFISEASGSKLVVASTFDKTTVEVEFIRGKGKDKETEELALEEQIDVKGWKAMGNKLSQFTVKKVKFVEGENIKKEVANDNDEDDDDTHGVGDTIELF from the coding sequence CCTCACGGAGACGCCTCCATTGGTGATGCCATAGTAAACCTGGGCCAGAAAGATCTTCTTATAGAAACGCAGGGTAACTGGGGAGATATAAGAACGGGTGATAGCGCAGCGGCACCTCGTTATATTGAAGCCAGGCTTTCTAAGTTTGCGCTTGATGTGGTTTATAACCCACAAACTACAGAGTGGCAGCTATCATATGATGGTCGTAAAAAGGAGCCAGTTACACTACCCGTTAAGTTCCCTTTGCTATTAGCACAGGGTGTTGAGGGTATTGCCGTAGGTTTGTCTACTAAAATATTACCACATAACTTCTGTGAGCTCATTAAAGCAGCCATAGATCACTTAAAAGGAAAAAAACCTTCAGTATATCCTGATTTTCCAACAGGAGGAATGGCAGATTTCTCTGAGTATAATGAAGGAATGCGTGGTGGTAGAGTTAAAGTCAGAGCCAAAATAGAAGAGTATGATAAAAAGACTCTTATAATAAAAGATATACCTTTTGGTACTACCACTACCAGTCTTATAGACTCTATCATTAAGGCTAATGATAAAGGTAAAATCAAGGTGAAGCAGGTGATAGATAACACCGCTCAGGATGTAGAGATACTTGTGTCTTTAGCGCCAGGCCAGTCTCCTGACATTACCATAGATGCCCTTTATGCATTTACTGACTGTGAGAGCTCTATTTCGCCTAATGCTTGTGTTATTATAGAAGATAAGCCTCATTTTATATCAGTAAATGATATACTCAGGGCTAATACAGATCAGACAGTAGACCTGCTTACTCAGGAGCTCGAGATTAAAAGAGGTGAGCTAAGAGAGAAAATACTGTTTTCTTCATTAGAGAAAATATTCATAGAGAACCGTATCTATAGAGATATTGAAGAATGCGAAACCTGGGAGGCCGTATTAGAGACTATAGATCAAGGATTAGAGCCCTATAAGCCACAGTTTTATAGAGAAATAACTCAGGAAGACATTGTTAAGCTTACTGAAATTCGTATTAAGCGTATTTCTAAGTTTGACTCCTTCAAGTCTGATGAGCTTTTACGCAAGTTGGAAGAAGAGCTGAAGGAAACTGAATATCATCTGGCTAACATTATTGATTTTTCCATTGCTTATTATGCTAACCTATTGAAGAAATATGGTGAAGGTAAAGAGCGTAAAACAGAGATAAAATCATTCGATGCTATAGACACTACCATAGTGGCTGCCAACAACCAAAAGCTGTATGTAAACAGACAAGATGGTTTTGTGGGTTATGCTTTGAAAAAGGATGAGTTTGTTTGCGAATGTTCTGATATAGATGACATTATTGTTATCAGAAGAGATGGCAAGTGTGTGGTTTCCAGAATATCTGATAAGGTGTTTATGGGTAAAGACATACTTCATGTGGGCATTTGGAAGAAAGGAGATGATAGAATGACCTATAACTTGGTGTACCTCGATGGTAAAAGTGGTCGATCTATGATCAAAAGATTCAATGTTACGGCTGTAACTCGTGATAAAGAATATGACCTTACCAAAAAGAACAAAGGCTCCAAAGTTCTTTATCTAACGGCTAACCCTAATGGAGAAGCAGAGGTAATTAACGTGAAGCTGACATCAGGTTCAAAAGCCAGGAAAAAGGTGTTTGACTTTGACTTCGCTGATATAGATATTAAAGGTAGGGGAGCAGGAGGAAATATTCTTACCAGATACCCGGTTAGAAAAATAGAGCTCAAGTCTGAAGGAGTCTCTACACTAAGCGGCCTTGATATATGGTATGATGAATCCGTTGGTCGTTTAAATAAAGACGAAAGAGGTATTCACATTGGTAACTTCAATGGAGATGATAATATTCTGGTGATTTATAAAGATGGTAGCTATGAATTGACTAGCTATGAACTTACCAATCACTATGAAACCGCCAAGGTTATGCTCATTGAGCGTTTTGATCCTAAAAAAGTAGTATCAGTAATTTATTATGATGGAGATAGTAAAAACTACTTCGTTAAACGATTCCAGGTAGAAACTACTACTATTAATAAGAAGTTTAACTTCATCAGCGAAGCATCCGGATCTAAACTGGTAGTTGCCTCTACTTTCGATAAAACTACTGTAGAAGTAGAATTCATCAGAGGAAAAGGAAAAGATAAGGAAACCGAAGAACTGGCTTTAGAGGAGCAAATAGATGTAAAAGGATGGAAAGCCATGGGCAATAAACTATCACAGTTTACTGTTAAAAAGGTGAAGTTCGTTGAAGGTGAAAATATTAAAAAGGAAGTCGCTAACGATAACGATGAGGATGACGACGATACACATGGAGTAGGAGATACCATCGAGTTGTTTTAA
- a CDS encoding SanA/YdcF family protein, which produces MKILKVVLKIFTFSFIFLLLIVLVTNLWIYFATKDQVYKDMGDLPQQDVGLVLGTSNYLMNGDPNPFFRERMKTAAKLYKTGKIKHILVSGDNRSRYYNEPIKMRKALIKLGIPAEAITLDYAGLRTLDSIVRCKKIFGQDHIIIITQSFHGLRALFISNYYDMEAVVMGADNISISMINVKMRECLARTLAVWDLYIVKKEPKFLGKKETLNL; this is translated from the coding sequence ATGAAAATACTCAAGGTAGTTTTAAAAATTTTTACATTTTCATTTATATTCCTTCTCTTAATAGTACTAGTTACCAATTTATGGATTTACTTTGCTACCAAAGATCAGGTGTATAAAGATATGGGTGATCTTCCCCAGCAAGACGTGGGTTTAGTGTTAGGTACCAGTAATTATCTGATGAATGGAGATCCTAATCCATTTTTTAGAGAGAGAATGAAGACCGCTGCTAAGCTCTATAAAACCGGGAAGATTAAGCATATTTTAGTGAGTGGAGATAATAGGAGTAGGTATTATAATGAACCTATAAAAATGAGGAAGGCCTTAATAAAGCTGGGGATACCAGCAGAGGCCATAACCCTTGATTATGCCGGACTGAGAACTTTAGATTCTATAGTTCGGTGTAAGAAAATTTTTGGACAGGATCATATCATTATAATTACTCAGTCATTTCATGGGTTACGTGCGCTCTTTATCAGTAATTATTATGATATGGAAGCCGTAGTAATGGGAGCTGATAATATTTCTATTTCTATGATTAATGTGAAAATGAGAGAGTGCCTGGCCAGAACTCTGGCTGTTTGGGATCTTTATATTGTTAAGAAAGAACCTAAATTTTTAGGTAAAAAAGAAACCTTGAATCTCTAA